In one window of Nocardia brasiliensis DNA:
- a CDS encoding DedA family protein, whose amino-acid sequence MYLLTETWLKNAVLPAILAIVFIETGLLFPILPGDSLLFTGGLLAASTNPPVSIWLLLPAVVLVAFAGDQSGYWIGRGIGPALFHKEDTRFFKKHYVTETHEFFEKHGPKTIILARFVPIVRTFMPVLAGVSKMDYRKFVAFDIVGAILWGGGVTICGYFLGNIAFIRDHVEAIFLLIVLVSILPGIFAVAKRLLNRGGGAPVAAPEAELTVSTSEPTR is encoded by the coding sequence ATGTACCTGCTCACGGAGACGTGGCTGAAGAACGCGGTGCTTCCCGCCATTCTCGCGATCGTCTTCATCGAGACCGGCCTGCTCTTCCCGATCCTGCCGGGCGACTCGCTGCTGTTCACCGGCGGCCTGCTCGCGGCGTCGACCAATCCCCCGGTGTCGATCTGGCTGCTGCTGCCCGCGGTCGTCCTCGTCGCCTTCGCCGGTGACCAGTCCGGGTATTGGATCGGTCGCGGCATCGGACCCGCGCTGTTCCACAAGGAGGACACCCGCTTCTTCAAGAAGCACTACGTCACCGAGACGCACGAGTTCTTCGAGAAGCACGGGCCCAAGACCATCATCCTGGCCAGGTTCGTGCCGATCGTGCGCACGTTCATGCCGGTGCTCGCCGGTGTGTCGAAGATGGACTACCGCAAGTTCGTCGCCTTCGACATCGTCGGCGCGATCCTGTGGGGCGGCGGCGTGACGATCTGCGGCTACTTCCTCGGCAACATCGCCTTCATCCGCGACCACGTCGAGGCCATCTTCCTGCTCATCGTGCTCGTCTCGATCCTGCCCGGCATCTTCGCGGTGGCGAAGCGGCTGCTCAATCGTGGCGGCGGGGCGCCGGTGGCCGCCCCCGAAGCCGAGCTGACCGTTTCGACCAGCGAGCCGACCCGCTGA
- a CDS encoding DedA family protein has product MSAGPALVWTVVLTFVFLECAVILGLFLPGDSMLITAGVVMASHASGETQVWALSVGTMVAAIAGNQVGYVIGQRTGHHLVARKNGRYINTRNLQRVAELLQRHGFVAVLVARWIPWVRTLCPTVAGAAGMDHRKFTVASTIGAIIWAPVLLLIGYYAGSFLDRVPWLMPIVIGTLVLGLIVGTVLGIRHYRQEMAKPAEDFDFETVPIRVVEAES; this is encoded by the coding sequence ATGTCAGCGGGCCCCGCACTCGTCTGGACAGTGGTTCTGACCTTTGTCTTCCTCGAATGCGCTGTGATACTCGGGCTGTTTCTGCCCGGTGACTCGATGCTGATCACGGCGGGTGTGGTGATGGCCTCGCACGCCTCCGGCGAGACCCAGGTGTGGGCGCTGTCGGTGGGCACCATGGTCGCGGCCATCGCGGGCAACCAGGTCGGTTACGTCATCGGCCAGCGCACCGGACACCACCTGGTGGCCCGCAAGAACGGGCGCTACATCAACACCAGGAACCTGCAGCGGGTGGCCGAGTTACTGCAGCGGCACGGGTTCGTCGCGGTGCTCGTCGCCCGCTGGATTCCGTGGGTGCGCACGCTGTGCCCGACGGTCGCCGGCGCGGCCGGGATGGACCATCGCAAGTTCACCGTGGCGAGCACCATCGGCGCGATCATCTGGGCGCCGGTGCTGCTGTTGATCGGCTACTACGCGGGCAGCTTCCTCGACCGGGTGCCGTGGTTGATGCCGATCGTGATCGGCACGCTGGTGCTCGGCCTGATCGTGGGCACCGTGCTCGGCATCCGGCATTACCGGCAGGAGATGGCCAAGCCCGCGGAGGATTTCGATTTCGAGACCGTGCCGATCCGGGTCGTCGAAGCCGAGAGCTGA
- a CDS encoding glycoside hydrolase family 76 protein — MAESAIISRHLRPLWGLPGTQLGVVGWPATRRERVFGSWHYWWQAHLIDCAVDAANRTPTPVRRKRIAAIARSHRIRNLTGWTNRYYDDMAWLAIALERAERIAGVTEVRGGLLALEKPLYEGWNPEVGGGLPWRIASDYYNAPANGPAAIALLRLGRQQRAQDMADWLDATLRDPESGLILDGIHLPGGEIERPVFTYCQGVVLAVETELAMHTGEPRHTERVHRLLGAVEEHMTTRGVINGGGGGDGGLFNGILARYLALVALMLPGDDEARAADRRSAAAIVRASATAAWSNRLQVEGEPLFGHDWSRPATLPGGTAGAGHFTAGGSVTASRVPERDLSVQLSGWMLMEAAYQVSAAGL, encoded by the coding sequence ATGGCCGAATCCGCGATCATCTCCCGGCATCTGCGCCCGCTGTGGGGGCTACCCGGTACCCAGCTCGGTGTGGTCGGCTGGCCCGCCACGCGGCGGGAGCGGGTGTTCGGGTCCTGGCACTACTGGTGGCAGGCGCATCTGATCGACTGTGCGGTGGACGCCGCGAACCGCACGCCGACCCCGGTGCGCCGCAAGCGGATCGCCGCGATCGCGCGATCGCATCGGATCCGCAATCTCACCGGCTGGACCAACCGGTACTACGACGACATGGCCTGGCTGGCGATCGCGCTGGAGCGCGCGGAACGGATCGCGGGCGTCACCGAGGTACGCGGCGGGCTGCTCGCCTTGGAGAAGCCGCTCTACGAGGGTTGGAACCCGGAGGTCGGCGGCGGCCTACCGTGGCGGATCGCCTCGGACTACTACAACGCGCCCGCCAACGGCCCGGCCGCGATCGCGCTGCTGCGGCTCGGGCGGCAGCAGCGCGCCCAGGACATGGCCGACTGGCTGGACGCGACGCTGCGCGATCCGGAGTCCGGGCTGATCCTCGACGGCATCCATCTGCCCGGCGGCGAGATCGAGCGTCCGGTGTTCACCTACTGCCAGGGCGTGGTGCTCGCGGTGGAGACCGAGCTCGCCATGCACACCGGCGAGCCGCGGCACACCGAGCGCGTGCATCGGCTGCTCGGCGCGGTCGAGGAGCACATGACGACCCGCGGCGTCATCAACGGCGGCGGTGGCGGCGACGGCGGCCTGTTCAACGGCATTCTGGCCCGCTACCTCGCGCTGGTCGCGCTGATGCTGCCCGGCGACGACGAGGCGCGGGCGGCCGATCGGCGTAGCGCGGCGGCGATCGTGCGTGCCTCGGCGACGGCGGCCTGGTCGAATCGGTTGCAGGTCGAGGGGGAGCCGCTGTTCGGCCACGATTGGAGTCGTCCGGCGACGCTGCCCGGCGGCACGGCTGGCGCGGGACACTTCACCGCGGGCGGTTCGGTCACCGCCTCCCGGGTGCCCGAACGCGATCTGTCCGTGCAGCTTTCCGGCTGGATGTTGATGGAGGCGGCCTACCAGGTGAGCGCGGCGGGCCTGTAA